The Podarcis raffonei isolate rPodRaf1 chromosome 7, rPodRaf1.pri, whole genome shotgun sequence nucleotide sequence TTGCTGGCAGTAAGGAACGAGATGAACGGTGGGGGTCCCGTGACCCTTAGCCCAAGTAAAACTGGAGAGCCGCCCCTGTCCGGCGGCGCTAGTAAGAAGCGAGGCTCGCTGGGGGCGTCGTCCTCACATCCTATATTAAAGGGTAAGAAGGGCTCGGATTTTTAACCCTCAGTGAGAGAATAACAAACGCGGGTGGTGCGCATGCGCAGCATCGGTTTCTCAGTCTCAAAAGGCGTTTCCTAGGGCGCATGCGCGACATAGATTCTCAAGTGGGAAAGGCGCCGCCTGGAGCGCATGCGTGAACGTGTCCTGTTTGAATGGGCTTCTCTAGTTTAGGCGGCTgttgcaaaggtaaaatttacaaacGTGCCCGGAATGGAAAGGGGCGCTAGAGCTGGGGAAATTGGATAACTCGTGAGGAACTCGTGAAGCCGAGTTCGGCGGTCCTTTTTAAAGAAGTGTGTAAATAGGATTGCAGACGCCAAAAAAATTTTCATGGCCTTGTAATTTGCATAACATCTGATAATTTGGATCCTAAGTTATGCATCTTGCTGTGAAAAAATTCTGTGGAAGGAAGAGTTTTATTTGAAGAGGAGATCTACTCTGTTAGTATGAACAGTGGAAACAAATAAGAGCATATTCATAAGAAACTCCTTATCTGCGCTCTTCCACATAATCATTGAGAGAATATACGTTTAAATGGGCTGCTGCCCACCCTTTTTGAAAAGGTTACCAAAAGTTGAGTATAAAATAAGAGTGATATACTAGGGATGGGAATCTCATTCAGCCTGAGAGGAGATTTTAACGTGGACAGTTTTCCAAGGGCTACATTCCGAGGGTGGGTGGAGCAAatgacaaaacaaataaaacaaaacaggccaACATACATGCTGGCAAGCCAGCAGAGATTCCTCTGCCTGACTTTTAAGAGTAACTAGCAAGTCATGACTGTGTATTTTCTAAATTCTGCCAGTTCTAATAGTGTTAAGCACCTAACAGCAACAATAGCCAACCATTGTGCCTCGTTCTGAGGCTGCAGTACTAttcctgagagtaagtcccactgaacttccTTTTGAGTATCCAGCAGTGTTTGTACTGCAAGTTATTCCATTTTCTTAAAACGTTTAAAAGTTGCCAAGTGTTTGACTCTCCATGGATTTGGAAGGCCTTGCTGCAAAGCCAGACCTGGAACAGCTCACTGCCCTGGAACCTCCAGCACTTTTCTGGCCTGAGAACAGGGCgtactttggtaatatggcactctGAGCGAGGACAAAAATTGGCAACGCCTCCTGCCCAGATAAATATAGGTTTTATTGTTAATTTTGTAGGCATCTGTCTGCCTCGGGAGACAATAGAGGAGTGCAGCTTTGGggggaagtcaaactgttggaaggttgcagcacctgctgtgagtGTGATATGAGAAAtacatgctttgttgcagctggggcagatgcatagctgtcaacatttccccttttttaagggaaattcccttattccgaataggattcctcgcaagaaaaggagaaagttgacagctatgggcagatgaaggcgtctggttgtgttgctgcagatgcaccacgacatttcttctctctgcgctgcTCCCAGAGGTCATTCCTGGAGGTGGCAAAGGGAAGGGAATGAAACTTAGACAGGTGGGATACCTTTCAAATGCCATGCAGATCATTCCACTTTTGACTGTGCTTCCCAGTACTGTGTAATGCAGACTCATATTATTAACAAGGGACTTTTGGCATGGTGTTCTATACAGTGTGCTGCTTGAGCAGCAATTGAGTGGTGGGGGTAGGATTAGTATAGTGCTGCCTTGCAAATAAGGAGCTGTAATGTGGATTCAGCCATAGTCAGAAGAATGTTTGGATACAATATTCCCTGCAAATATTTCCTTAAGATTTTGCATATAAAAGTCCACAAAAATTGTTACTCCTTGTTACATGCCTGATTTCAGATCTTTGGAAATTGCTTAGAGATTAGCGCTGGGATCCTCTAATTGCTCTGAAAAAATTCCTAATAATCCAGTCCTATGCTAGGTTATACatgggtttaaaggtaaagggactcctgaccattaggtccagttgtgaccgactctggggttgcagcactcatctcactttattggccgagggagccggcgtacagcttccgggtcatgtggccagcatgactaagccgcttccagcgaaccagagcagcgcatacaaacgccatttaccttcccaccagagcaatacctatttatctacttgcactttaacgtgcttttgaactgctaggttggcaggagcagggaccgagcaacgggagctcaccccgtcattgggattcaaaccgccaaccttctgatcggcaagtcctaggctctgtggtttaacccacagcgccacctgcgtccctatacaTGGGTTTAGGTACAACTATTTCTACATAGATCAGGTTTTTAAAATCCCAAAAGTTATGATTGAACTGCAAGACCTTTCAGCTTGGAGAGTAGTGGCAAATGTTGAGAGGCTTGACAATGTCAAAGATGGAAAGGGTACAGACTGAGCATAAAAACCCCAATGAGTTGAATAATAGTGAAGTTAGTAAggcctcttttatttctttaaaaatgtgctACTCCAACTATTTTATAAAACATTAGAAAAATTTTCATTAATCTCTGTGTACAAGCTTTAAAAAGCTCAGTTATTTCTGTTGAATATTATTCTGTCTACAGTTCTaattgccttttttctttctttaggaaGCAAAGTACAACTTAATGTTGCAAAGTTATGTGCCTATCCTTTCATAATTAAAAGGCCCTTTACATGTATGGCTGCCTCCTCTGTTAGCCAAGGAGATGGCATTTTAAGGGTGATACAGCCCAGGcttcgtatacagtggtacctcgggttaagtacttaattcgttccagaggtccgttcttaacctgaaactgttcttaacctgaagcaccactttagctaatggggcctcccgctgctgctgtgccgccggagcacgatttctgttctcatcctgaagcaaagttcttaacctgaagcactatttctgggttagcgaagtctgtaacctgaagcgtatgtaacccgaggtaccactgtaattcattggCTTTTTTACTGCATTCAAACTTGGAACTAGACCTGGGCGATATATCCATATATCACCCAGGACTGATATTAGGGGCAGACCGTGATGACGAATATTATTTCACTATAAGGCAGCAAGTCTAGCAAAACTATTTCATCATCATCCTGAAGGCTATTCCCTCCATGTAGCTAATGGAAAAAGAGTGAAAAAGATAAAGTACAATAGAAAGGAAGAAGTGGCCTGCCAAAAGAGGAGATGGAGTTTGAGGGTTGGAAGAGAGAGAATATCGGAGAGGCAAGAACCACCACGATTTCTTGCAGGTCCCTGATAATGCATACATGTTTTTATTTATCATGAACATGTCTCGTTACTTTTCTTATAGATGTTGGAGAAATATATTCCAGACTTTTGGATCACAGACCGGTTATTCAAGGAGAAATTCGTTATTTCATTAAAGAATTTGAAGTAGGTTTGATATtctatattttgaaataatttaCCTTGTAAATGGGGGGTGGATAGTTCTAAAGTACAGTCATCTTAAGATTTCAGAGAAATGTTTCATGAATGGCTGTTAATCTTTTTTATAAATGATATACCCATCATTCTGACAAGTAAATATTTTTATAGATTGCAACAGTTATTTAATCATCATGTTAACATTTCATACTCCCggctccttccccctctttctgtggttctttccatttctttccaTCTTCCTGCATGCTCCAAATTATCTCAACATATTCTGTTATATATTCTCGTATATATCTCATATACATAttgaaactgcaggtttttacattaatcctgccagtgtcttaatctgtttacaatttgtttgtaaatgctcaataaaccatTGCAATtccttcaaaaaaaattgttatcttgattccttattcttccagtaagttttgccgtTTCTGTGTAGTCCTTAACTTCTGTATCCATTCCTCTCTCATCAGGacctcttcttttttccatttttgggcaaataacattcttgcagctgtggttgcatacataaataaatttctatactgtttaggtagttctgatCATATAATTCCTgaaagaaatgcttctggttttttaaataaatgttatcttaaacatctttttcagtaagctttaaccttattacaagaccatcacatatgaaaaaaggtaccttctttctctttctccaacaCATATTCGATTTGGATTTATACATTACTGCCCATCTACTAGGTGTTAGGTACCATTTATATAgcattttcatatattttctcttaaacTATAacctgctgtaaattttatatccacatTCCATAAATATTTCCACCCATTTCTATATTGttaccaatatctattgcccaatatACCATTGAAGATTTCTTATTTCTTTCGGATTTTCCACAACTCTTATCTCCTACATTTATTCTATTAATGCAGggtttttcttgtttcttctttattttccAAGCCAATAATTTCCCTGACTTGTTCAAATTGTTTCTGCTTTAAATATTTAACTTCCCACTCTATTTCCTGGTTTATTTTCATTGAAGATTCCGTTTGCAACATCTTGATATCCTGTTTCATTATCTCTTTTTGAGGGGAATTTAttaattcttttcctttttatttcttgtaaattttctttttttttctgctCTCTTATCTTTCTTTCGTATGCACTTTTTTGGCAAGTAAATATGGAATAGATTATCTGCAGCTTTTGGATGTTTGCATTGCTCATGACTCTGTCTCTTGAAAATGCCAGCTGTTGACATTTGGGGACCAGATCTTTAAAAGCATGAAAATCATAATTTGGCAGTGTTTCAAAGCATCTAAAACTTGAAGTTTCATTTACCACCACAAAGACTATTAGTgtgatttttctttgttttttactttttaataaaagatcagaTTATACGGCTTCTGGCCTTACTGTTTATCTGCCCTTTAAGATCCATCCAGATGGAAAGACACACCTCTCCTTGTCTCCTGCCACTGTCTTTAATACTGTCACTGCTGCTGTTTCTAATAGAAGAAACTACCACAgtagttttctctctcttcatgtTTTCATGAAGGAACAAATGATAGCAGTAGCAGGAAAAGGccagcaggggaggaggaggaactggtaCAAAGAAATAGGCATTTGAGAGCATTCATGGGGAATCTCCTTCCCATACCTGCAACATTTAAAATTATCCCAAGGAAATAATACTAAGTTCTTGATTTTCATAACCTGTCTGAAAAATGAAAGCATCTTTTAAAATTACCTATAATGTAATCAAACCTATATTTTCCCATATTAACTAGATACCTTTggggttttcttgtttttaaatgttgaatATATTTTCCACAAGATGGCAGCAAAACTTCAAGCTGAATGGCCAGAGCAGAGGTGTGTGTGGACCCTGAATTTAGTGATAGCTTCCAGTTGGTTTCTGTTAAGAATTGTTGATGAAATGAGCAAAAGCAAAACTTTGggtatatttttcatttttgaaaaatgagGTGTGTTAATAATGAGGTTGTGCTCCATAAACGTTTAGAAGCATTAAGTGAGAAAGGTCTAGATATTCTGTactgtttaaaaacatttttaaagggggggtcCATTTACTAACTTCAAGGTAGCATCTAAATAACAGCAAATGAACCTCGTGGAATATATAGAAATTCCCTCTTTTTAACTTTCTCAATAGGAAAAGCGTGGTTTCCGAGAAGTGCGGGTTCTTGAAAACTTGAAGAACACAACTTTTGAGACAAATGACCAAACTCTGCCAAAGTGTGAACAAATGATGCAGGGGAACCTAAATGAAGCTCTCGGGAGATGTAAGCTAGAAATTATTGGTTTTCTTCTATGCCTTTTACAAAGTGTTTGAATTCTTAGACAGACACTAAACAGTTCCACATAAAGTAGCCATCAGGAGGCCCTTTTATTCACACCATTATGGGCCATATTCAAAAGGAGATAAAgatgtgagtacagtggtacctcgggttacatacgcttcaggttacagactccactaacccagaaatagtgcttcaggtcaagaactttgcttcaggatgagaacagaaattgtgctccgggggcgcagcagcagcaggaggccccatttgctaaagtggtgcttcaggttaagaacagtttcaggttaagaatagacctccggaacgattgaagtatttaacccgaggtaccgctgtattttctTCCTGAGCTTTCCCTGATGTTTTAATTGTAGAGGGAAACTGCTGTTTAGTTTTAAAAGCACTTTGCTTTTTCAGCAGTAGGAGATACTGCCATGTAAAGAAGTCTCTGACTTTACAAATTGTCCTCCCTATCCCCTCCTTGTTATGGCTGTTAACACTTCCAGTTCctgtaaaaacagcaacaacattccaTTCTGAGCAAGGCTAGCAGTGGGTGGCCATGTCAAATGCTGCATGCATTCGGTGCATCATAGTTAGGCCTGCATGGCTGTAAGGCAGCAAGATGGGATCTGGGAGGaaccctccaacacacacacacatcccatggTATGGTTGAAAGGTACACTACCTTACTGAAGCTAAGCAGTCTGGGTCTGGTTAGTGTTTGGATGGGTGACCACCTGGGAACCATGTGTATGCCACCCTGGGTTCCATAATGGaaagaaggcaggatataaatgtaggaAAATAAAAAACACTGTATGAAGTTGCAGGAATAATATGGCTGGAGATATCCACAGGCAGCAAAACTTGGGAGATAGTTCTATTCCTCTTTAGCCATATATTTATAAGTTGCCATGTTTAAAGCAGAAAATAGTTGTGGATATTACATTTTTACATAGTGTTTTTCAGCATCCTGCATAGATCCAAATGTCTCAATGACTAGCAGAAAAAGTGTTATGCAACATAAGTGAATATTTAAATTAATAGAATATGTGTAGGCACAGAATTTAGACTACCTTGATTCAAAAATCTCAGTTGCTTTTAAAGTTTACCCAGTCATGTCAAAAGGCATCCTGACAAGGGCATCCTGACTGAAACTAGATCACAGTATGGTTAAGATCCACAGCTTCTCTGTGCAGTGAGATTAAATAACTCTTGTCAGAAATGTGTCCCTTAAGATGAGCCAATGAAACAACTGTAACCTATACATTTCAGTACAGGTAGCCAATGAAATGATCAACAGACTCCAGGGGAGAGAGCAGGAAGAAAGAAAGGTAAGGATTAATAAACTAGTTAAGAAAGAACTAATGCCGGGTCTAACCTGCAAGGTATTCTGGTGATAGTCTacgtagtttttatgtagttttttcCTTGCACCAAAACACTGTATGGTTTCAGAATAATTGTTCTGCGACTTCAATCTTTCCTTCTCTACTTTTTCCTTCCCTACACCTACAGCAAGTTAGGTTTTGCTATGGTAAACGGGATTTTGTGGTttcttttgttcatttgtttgttcgTTATTACTATCTCAGCAGCAAGTGTTCCGCTGCTGAGTCTTTACTTTATATTATAATACTGCATTCAACACAGCATATAAGCCAGCGAGGAAACAACTAGCTGTGAACCAATTAGTGCTTTAGCATATGCTTAGTAGTGGATGCCTTACGGTTAAATACAATATTTTTGTCCAGGTACATACCGGCTCTCTTGTCACTGAAAAAGCATGCTAACACACAAGGGGAGCTATGATACCTCTGCCCCGACCACCATTCTGCCTTTCAGCTTGTTAAGGGCTACTCAGTGAAGAAAAGGAACCTCTTGTATTTGTGGAGGCTCCCCCCACTCTCGCATTCTGGACCTTGAGATTTTCTTGGGCTCCAAAAGTTTCAGAGAGCCTCCGTGACCACaagagactcactttttctctaggTCACCCTATGTAAGGTGGAAGGAGACAGCACTTTCCAGATGACTGAAGGGTGCTACTGTTAATCCATAAACTTCAGCAATAGGTTGACTTCGCCACTTTGTAACCCAGTATGGCTTTTAAGTAAAGCTAtttaggagtacagtggtacctctggttgcaaacgggatccattccggaggcctgttcacaacgtgaaaagagcacaacccacagtggcgcgtctgcacatgtgtgggttgcgattcaacACTTCTGCGCATtatgtcattttgcacgtctgcgcgagaggcgaaacccggaagtaaccctttccggtacttccgggtcgccgcaggacgtaacctgaaagaacgtaacatgaggtatgactgtaatgccaATCCATAGTTTACATTCTGCAGACTTCTGATATGTTGCATGTGTTGAAACTGATGATCCCTGAGACTGCCTGTGgtgttcgtacggagcccccggttgTTTCACGGGCTATTGACCCATACACCACtaatctgctgccaccaaccaggttctcTCCGGTAAAAC carries:
- the BLOC1S5 gene encoding biogenesis of lysosome-related organelles complex 1 subunit 5; its protein translation is MNGGGPVTLSPSKTGEPPLSGGASKKRGSLGASSSHPILKDVGEIYSRLLDHRPVIQGEIRYFIKEFEEKRGFREVRVLENLKNTTFETNDQTLPKCEQMMQGNLNEALGRLQVANEMINRLQGREQEERKLQTEKLMAGETRCRALWEEFVKEQQNAKAVVDEEHIKAMERLKEQYATMEKDLAKHTL